A section of the Marinoscillum sp. 108 genome encodes:
- a CDS encoding phosphoenolpyruvate carboxylase, which translates to MRATLKLLKETLGKPYEDLEYLLNALKEILLENGEETMASQIPWINDIPELASQELTEKHIQLYSLVFQLVNMVEINGAVQHRRSLEDQDLASVNGLWANNLQKLKAHNIDERDIAIRLKDIRVEPVLTAHPTEAKRATVLEHHRELYLLMVNRENSMYTKKEIANIRHNIKQTLYRLWKTGEIFLEKPDVQSELRNIMHYLINVFPEVIPVMDRRMIQAWEDQGFKAQTIYELNAWPKLSFGDWVGGDRDGHPLVTEQVTEETLKSLRLNAIVVIRRKLTDLVRHLSFTAEMDEVNADLKKRMLQIQSELGPRGDEAFSRNRGEAFRQFVNVLITKLPVDTRRGHATEIMEYPGCYVESKELLNDLKLLQKAMVEYGSKSIAYDDIHTAIRSVETFGFHLAKVDVRQNSAFHDKAMQQLLEAAGFEKTNYPEWSEEERMEFINQELKSNRPFTHQKIKLGPNAEAVVNCYRVLESHISKYGTDSIGSLIVSMTRSVSDLLLVYLLAREAGLTRQTKEGLVSELPVVPLLETIEDLENGPDIMRGFLQHPFTQRSLNHFKQKEELDKPVQQVMVGYSDSNKDGGIMASQWNLYKAQSRLYETGKNFDVKIRFFHGKGGSISRGAGPTHYFINSLPHSSIGGDLRLTEQGETIAQKYANKVNAEYNIELLMASTAATAILSQFTERKPHPLAHVLQKLADDSKTHYENLMREDGFIPYFREATPIDAIETSKIGSRPAKRTGANSLEDLRAIPWVFSWSQSRYNMTSWYGLGTALSELRDKDNKSYEEFKKVLVYDPFIRYVLTNVDTSLAATDEEVMTEYASLVSDTKLRDKFLNLFLGELALTREMLMDLLGKDIEKRRKNHYYSNQLRASLMMYLHKRQVKLLAKWRKEKAANDPAAEITQTQLMLTINGIASAMRNTG; encoded by the coding sequence ATGAGAGCTACACTGAAGCTATTGAAGGAGACTTTGGGTAAACCATATGAGGACTTAGAGTACCTACTGAATGCCCTAAAAGAGATTTTGTTAGAAAATGGAGAAGAAACAATGGCTTCTCAAATCCCATGGATTAATGACATCCCGGAGCTGGCTTCTCAGGAACTCACAGAGAAGCACATACAGCTATACTCACTTGTTTTTCAGCTGGTGAACATGGTGGAAATTAATGGCGCAGTGCAGCATAGAAGAAGCCTCGAGGACCAGGATTTGGCCTCCGTGAATGGTCTGTGGGCCAACAATCTGCAGAAGCTAAAAGCTCATAATATCGACGAAAGAGACATTGCCATACGTCTTAAGGACATCAGGGTAGAGCCTGTACTTACGGCACACCCAACAGAGGCCAAAAGAGCTACGGTGCTGGAGCACCATCGGGAATTGTATCTACTGATGGTGAACAGGGAGAACTCCATGTACACCAAGAAGGAAATTGCCAACATTCGACATAACATCAAGCAGACACTTTACAGGTTATGGAAAACCGGGGAGATTTTCCTGGAGAAGCCGGATGTACAATCAGAGCTTCGAAACATCATGCACTACCTCATCAATGTGTTCCCTGAGGTAATCCCTGTGATGGATCGGAGGATGATTCAGGCGTGGGAAGATCAAGGGTTTAAAGCCCAAACCATCTATGAACTCAATGCATGGCCAAAACTTTCATTTGGAGACTGGGTAGGAGGAGACCGGGATGGTCACCCCTTGGTCACAGAGCAGGTAACAGAAGAGACACTCAAGTCGCTCAGGCTCAATGCGATTGTAGTGATCAGGAGAAAGCTTACCGACCTGGTAAGACACCTCAGCTTCACTGCTGAAATGGATGAGGTAAATGCTGACTTAAAGAAGCGAATGCTTCAGATTCAGTCTGAGCTTGGACCAAGAGGGGATGAGGCGTTCTCGAGAAACAGAGGTGAAGCATTCCGACAATTTGTGAATGTACTGATCACCAAACTACCTGTAGACACCCGACGTGGACATGCCACCGAGATCATGGAGTATCCCGGATGTTATGTGGAATCCAAGGAACTTTTGAACGATTTGAAGTTGCTTCAAAAGGCGATGGTAGAATATGGCTCTAAATCAATCGCTTATGATGATATACACACGGCGATCAGAAGTGTAGAAACCTTCGGGTTTCACCTGGCCAAAGTGGATGTAAGACAAAATAGTGCATTCCATGATAAAGCCATGCAGCAGCTTTTGGAAGCCGCAGGTTTTGAAAAAACCAATTACCCTGAGTGGAGTGAAGAGGAACGAATGGAATTCATCAATCAGGAATTGAAATCTAATAGACCTTTTACCCACCAGAAAATCAAACTGGGACCCAATGCCGAGGCGGTGGTCAATTGCTACCGGGTATTGGAAAGTCATATCTCCAAGTACGGAACAGACTCTATTGGCTCATTGATTGTAAGTATGACCAGAAGTGTTTCTGATTTGCTGTTGGTTTATCTTCTGGCCAGAGAAGCTGGTCTTACCAGACAAACCAAGGAAGGCCTGGTGTCAGAGCTGCCGGTGGTGCCGCTTTTGGAAACCATTGAGGACCTGGAAAATGGACCTGACATCATGAGGGGGTTTTTGCAACATCCATTCACCCAGCGCAGCCTGAATCACTTCAAACAGAAGGAAGAACTTGATAAACCTGTGCAGCAGGTGATGGTGGGCTATAGTGATAGTAATAAAGATGGGGGCATCATGGCCAGCCAGTGGAACCTCTATAAGGCACAATCCAGATTGTATGAAACAGGGAAAAACTTTGATGTGAAAATTAGATTTTTCCACGGTAAAGGAGGCTCTATCAGTCGTGGTGCTGGCCCTACACACTATTTTATCAACTCGCTGCCGCACTCAAGTATCGGAGGAGATCTGAGGCTCACAGAGCAGGGGGAAACCATCGCGCAGAAGTATGCCAACAAGGTCAATGCAGAGTATAATATTGAGTTGTTGATGGCCAGTACGGCAGCTACGGCTATACTTAGTCAATTTACAGAGCGTAAGCCACATCCACTGGCGCATGTACTCCAAAAGCTGGCTGACGACAGTAAAACGCATTATGAAAACCTGATGCGGGAAGATGGGTTTATCCCATATTTCAGAGAAGCTACGCCAATTGACGCAATTGAAACAAGTAAAATTGGGTCAAGACCAGCCAAGAGAACGGGAGCCAACTCGTTGGAAGACCTCCGGGCCATTCCCTGGGTATTCTCATGGAGCCAGTCGCGCTACAATATGACCAGCTGGTATGGTTTGGGTACTGCACTGAGTGAGTTGAGAGACAAGGACAATAAGTCTTATGAAGAGTTCAAGAAGGTCCTGGTCTATGATCCGTTTATCAGGTATGTACTCACCAATGTGGATACCAGTTTGGCTGCGACTGACGAAGAAGTGATGACCGAATATGCCTCACTGGTCAGCGACACCAAACTCAGAGATAAATTTCTTAACCTTTTCCTGGGAGAACTGGCGCTCACCAGAGAGATGCTCATGGATTTGCTCGGTAAGGACATTGAGAAAAGAAGGAAGAATCATTATTATTCCAATCAGCTCCGAGCTTCGCTCATGATGTATTTGCACAAGCGCCAGGTGAAGTTGCTGGCCAAGTGGAGAAAGGAAAAGGCTGCTAACGATCCGGCTGCTGAGATCACTCAGACTCAGCTGATGCTTACCATCAATGGTATAGCATCCGCCATGAGAAACACAGGTTGA
- a CDS encoding prohibitin family protein, translating into MDNRKYLPLIIITAIVLIVLLTISNSIIYKVKSGERAVIFNTLTGELDKSNVIGPGFHGKVPWSDAYIYDVTENQIEETMDVLDKNGLNINVDITVRFHPVYDSIGEIYETFRLDYIRRLVIPEVRSTVRQVMGRYTAEEIYSTKRPEVEGSIKTETDAILGAPGNNIEMRALLIRSIKLPEQIRLAIENKLTQEQEALAYQFRLDKEKSEAERKRIAAEGEAVANKIINSSLTDELLKMRGIEATIDISTSPNSKVIVIGSGKEGLPLILGGN; encoded by the coding sequence ATGGATAATCGTAAATACCTACCCCTTATTATAATCACAGCAATCGTTCTTATTGTTTTACTGACCATCTCCAATAGCATAATATACAAAGTAAAATCTGGAGAAAGAGCAGTCATTTTCAACACATTGACAGGTGAACTTGACAAATCAAATGTTATCGGTCCAGGCTTTCACGGAAAGGTGCCCTGGAGTGATGCTTACATCTATGATGTGACTGAAAACCAAATAGAAGAAACCATGGATGTTCTGGATAAGAACGGTTTGAACATCAATGTTGACATCACCGTGAGATTTCACCCGGTATACGACAGCATAGGAGAGATTTATGAGACTTTTAGATTGGATTATATACGTAGACTGGTCATCCCTGAAGTACGCTCTACTGTAAGACAGGTGATGGGTAGATACACTGCCGAAGAAATTTACTCCACCAAAAGACCGGAGGTAGAGGGTTCTATAAAAACTGAGACAGATGCCATTCTGGGTGCGCCTGGCAATAACATCGAAATGAGGGCATTGCTCATCAGGTCTATCAAGCTTCCGGAGCAAATCAGATTAGCCATCGAAAATAAACTAACTCAGGAACAGGAAGCTCTCGCCTATCAGTTTAGGTTGGATAAAGAAAAAAGTGAAGCTGAGCGAAAGCGAATTGCTGCTGAAGGAGAGGCGGTTGCCAACAAGATTATCAATAGTAGTTTGACGGATGAACTATTGAAAATGAGAGGCATTGAGGCCACCATTGATATTTCTACATCTCCCAACTCAAAAGTTATCGTGATTGGTAGTGGAAAAGAAGGTCTTCCATTAATTTTAGGCGGGAATTAA
- a CDS encoding citrate synthase — translation MSNTAEIKVDGKSYELPLIEGTEKEKAIDISQLRGQSGVITIDPGFKNTGSTKSAITFLDGEKGILRYRGYPIEQLAEKSTFLEVAYLLIYGNLPEASQFEAFKSQITNHTLVHEDIKKLLDGFPSTAHPMGVLSSLVTSLTAFYPQSLDPNRSGDDVNLSIIRIIAKMPTFAAWSYKNQMGHPVVYPDNRLDYCANFMKMMFGLPTEEYSVDPVVVKALDKLLILHADHEQNCSASTVRIVGSSQASLYASLSAGINALWGPLHGGANTAVIEMLEAIKADGGDTKKWMAKAKDKDDPFRLMGFGHRVYKNFDPRAKIIKKAADDVLEKLGVNDPVLDIAKGLEREALEDQYFVDRKLYPNVDFYSGIIYRALGIPAEMFTVMFALGRLPGWIAQWKEMRENKEPIGRPRQVYVGENERDYMPVTKRS, via the coding sequence ATGTCGAATACAGCCGAAATCAAAGTAGATGGTAAAAGTTATGAGCTGCCTCTTATTGAAGGAACCGAGAAGGAAAAAGCAATTGATATTAGTCAACTAAGAGGACAGTCAGGTGTCATTACCATTGACCCGGGTTTCAAAAACACCGGATCCACGAAAAGTGCTATTACTTTCCTGGATGGTGAGAAAGGAATCCTGAGGTATCGTGGATACCCCATCGAGCAGCTGGCGGAGAAATCTACTTTCCTTGAGGTAGCGTATTTATTGATCTATGGCAACCTGCCTGAAGCTTCTCAGTTTGAGGCCTTTAAATCTCAAATCACCAACCATACACTGGTGCATGAGGACATTAAGAAACTATTGGATGGCTTCCCTTCTACGGCTCACCCGATGGGAGTGCTCTCCTCTCTGGTAACTTCTCTGACTGCTTTTTATCCTCAAAGCCTTGATCCGAACAGATCAGGTGATGATGTGAACTTGAGCATCATCAGAATCATCGCCAAGATGCCGACTTTCGCTGCATGGTCTTACAAAAATCAAATGGGTCATCCGGTGGTTTATCCGGATAACAGACTTGACTATTGTGCCAACTTCATGAAGATGATGTTTGGCTTACCTACTGAAGAATACAGCGTAGATCCTGTGGTGGTAAAAGCTTTGGATAAATTACTGATTCTACATGCGGATCATGAGCAAAACTGCTCTGCTTCTACTGTTCGTATTGTGGGAAGCTCTCAGGCCAGCCTTTATGCTTCGCTTTCAGCGGGTATCAATGCACTCTGGGGTCCACTTCATGGTGGTGCTAACACTGCAGTAATTGAAATGCTGGAAGCCATCAAGGCAGATGGCGGAGATACTAAGAAATGGATGGCTAAGGCCAAAGATAAAGACGATCCTTTCCGTCTGATGGGATTTGGTCACAGGGTATATAAAAACTTTGATCCTCGTGCCAAAATCATCAAGAAGGCGGCTGATGATGTGTTGGAGAAATTGGGTGTTAATGATCCGGTATTGGATATCGCCAAAGGTCTGGAAAGAGAAGCCCTGGAAGATCAGTACTTCGTGGATAGAAAGCTGTACCCTAACGTTGACTTCTACTCTGGTATCATCTACAGAGCGCTGGGAATACCAGCAGAGATGTTCACCGTGATGTTCGCCCTGGGACGTCTCCCTGGTTGGATTGCACAGTGGAAGGAAATGCGGGAAAACAAAGAACCTATCGGAAGACCAAGACAAGTATATGTCGGGGAAAACGAAAGAGATTATATGCCGGTAACCAAACGGTCATAA